The following are from one region of the Leucobacter sp. Psy1 genome:
- a CDS encoding bifunctional methylenetetrahydrofolate dehydrogenase/methenyltetrahydrofolate cyclohydrolase — MSAQTLDGKAAAAEIKQELTERVAALAERGVVPGLATVLVGEDPGSQWYVAGKHRDCAEVGIASIKRELPETVTQEELETVIDELNENPECTGYIVQLPLPKHIDTHRILERVSPDKDADGLHPMNLGRLVLNANSEISSPLPCTPRGVIELVERNGLSWAGKHVVVIGRGVTVGRPMGPLLTRREYNATVTLTHTGTRDLGAVLRTADVIVGAAGVEGIVQAEHVQPGAIVLDVGVSRKTDPETGKSRVVGDIDPGVAEVAGWMSPNPGGVGPMTRALLLKNVVEMAERAAG, encoded by the coding sequence ATGAGTGCGCAGACGCTCGACGGGAAGGCCGCTGCGGCTGAGATCAAGCAGGAGCTGACTGAACGGGTCGCTGCCCTCGCCGAGCGCGGCGTCGTGCCTGGACTCGCGACGGTGCTCGTCGGGGAAGATCCCGGCTCCCAGTGGTACGTGGCGGGCAAGCATCGCGACTGCGCCGAGGTCGGTATCGCATCGATCAAGCGCGAGTTGCCTGAGACCGTCACCCAGGAGGAGCTCGAGACCGTCATCGACGAGCTCAACGAGAATCCGGAGTGCACGGGCTACATCGTGCAGCTGCCGCTGCCGAAGCACATCGACACGCACCGGATCCTCGAGCGCGTCTCGCCCGACAAGGATGCCGACGGGCTGCACCCGATGAACCTCGGCAGGCTCGTACTCAACGCCAACTCCGAGATCTCCTCGCCGCTGCCGTGCACGCCTCGCGGCGTCATCGAGCTCGTGGAGCGGAACGGCCTGTCGTGGGCCGGGAAGCACGTCGTGGTGATCGGCCGCGGGGTGACGGTGGGGCGGCCGATGGGGCCGCTGCTCACCCGGCGCGAGTACAACGCGACGGTCACGCTCACCCACACCGGCACGCGCGATCTCGGGGCCGTGCTCCGCACCGCCGACGTGATCGTCGGCGCTGCCGGCGTCGAAGGCATCGTGCAGGCCGAGCACGTGCAGCCCGGTGCCATCGTGCTCGACGTGGGGGTCTCGCGCAAGACCGACCCGGAGACGGGGAAGAGCCGCGTCGTCGGTGACATCGACCCAGGTGTTGCCGAGGTCGCCGGGTGGATGTCGCCAAATCCTGGCGGCGTCGGGCCCATGACGCGCGCGCTGCTGCTCAAGAACGTCGTCGAGATGGCCGAGCGCGCGGCCGGCTGA
- a CDS encoding helix-turn-helix domain-containing protein yields the protein MTQQPSSPDWTTYTRELGSRLHRLRIEHGLSQERLAYSAGITRYTYQKLEKGESAPGTPANPTLRNLMAIAQQLDVTLDSLLPQPWPDLRGR from the coding sequence GTGACTCAGCAGCCCTCCAGCCCCGACTGGACCACCTACACCCGAGAGCTCGGATCGCGATTGCACCGCCTGCGCATCGAGCACGGTCTCAGCCAGGAGCGCCTCGCCTACTCCGCGGGAATCACCCGGTACACCTATCAGAAGCTCGAGAAGGGCGAATCCGCCCCGGGCACTCCGGCGAACCCGACGCTGCGCAATCTCATGGCCATCGCCCAGCAGCTCGACGTCACACTCGACAGCCTGCTTCCCCAGCCCTGGCCCGACCTCCGCGGACGGTGA
- a CDS encoding helix-turn-helix domain-containing protein: MTPDSDAPDWVGYAQALGARLHRLRIEHGFSQERLAYSAGITRYTYQKLEKGESAPGTPANPTLRNLMAIAQQLDVTLDTLLPQPWPDLSGH, translated from the coding sequence GTGACACCTGACAGCGACGCACCGGACTGGGTGGGCTACGCACAGGCGCTGGGCGCCCGCCTGCACCGACTGCGCATCGAGCACGGGTTCAGCCAGGAGCGCCTCGCCTACTCGGCCGGCATCACCCGGTACACCTACCAGAAACTCGAGAAAGGCGAATCCGCCCCGGGCACTCCGGCAAACCCGACGCTGCGCAACCTCATGGCCATCGCCCAGCAGCTCGACGTCACGCTCGACACCCTGCTCCCTCAACCCTGGCCAGACCTGAGCGGCCACTAG
- a CDS encoding DUF368 domain-containing protein yields MDDAQKTPAMSTAEHPVEWVHAESAGERRTSIVGNLVRGAMIGVVETVPGVSGGTVALVVGIYTRLIDSASHVVSAGRRAVTGPDRGASIATHLKQVDWKLVVPVLIGMALALFTAAGPVADLVETYPELTRAAFFGMVLASISIPLRMAGIAGIRWHHALAGIAAGALAFWLVSIPPTTLEPSPLVLIIAAAIAVSALLLPGLSGSFLLLTFGLYEPTLRAVDERDLAYLGVFALGLMVGVVSIVKGLEWLLHHRRRITLVVLTGVMVGAMRTLWPWQSESRELAAPAANWPLALALAVIGFAVVAILAVVDARLSRRQRLR; encoded by the coding sequence ATGGATGACGCGCAGAAGACCCCCGCGATGAGCACGGCAGAGCACCCCGTCGAATGGGTGCACGCGGAGAGCGCAGGTGAGCGCCGCACCTCGATCGTGGGCAACCTCGTTCGCGGAGCCATGATCGGCGTGGTCGAGACAGTACCGGGAGTCTCAGGCGGCACCGTCGCGCTCGTGGTCGGGATCTACACCCGCCTGATCGACTCCGCCTCGCACGTCGTCTCGGCGGGACGCCGCGCGGTCACGGGCCCTGACCGCGGAGCGAGCATCGCCACTCACCTGAAGCAGGTCGACTGGAAGCTCGTCGTGCCCGTGCTCATCGGCATGGCGCTCGCCCTCTTCACCGCGGCCGGGCCGGTCGCCGACCTGGTCGAGACCTACCCGGAACTCACCCGCGCCGCATTCTTCGGAATGGTGCTCGCCTCGATCTCGATCCCCCTCCGCATGGCGGGTATCGCCGGAATCCGCTGGCACCATGCGCTCGCCGGGATCGCGGCAGGCGCACTAGCGTTCTGGCTCGTCTCCATCCCCCCGACAACGCTGGAACCCTCACCGCTCGTCTTGATCATCGCCGCAGCGATAGCGGTGAGCGCGCTGCTGCTCCCCGGACTCTCCGGATCGTTCCTCCTACTGACCTTCGGGCTCTACGAACCCACGCTGCGAGCGGTCGACGAACGCGACCTCGCCTACCTCGGCGTCTTCGCCCTCGGGCTGATGGTCGGCGTCGTCTCGATCGTGAAGGGCCTCGAGTGGCTGCTGCACCATCGCCGCCGGATCACCCTCGTCGTCCTGACAGGCGTCATGGTCGGAGCGATGCGCACCCTGTGGCCCTGGCAGTCTGAGAGCCGCGAGCTCGCGGCACCGGCCGCGAACTGGCCTCTCGCTCTAGCGCTCGCCGTGATTGGGTTCGCGGTCGTCGCGATCCTCGCCGTAGTCGATGCCAGGCTGAGTCGACGCCAGCGCCTCCGCTGA